One Sphingobacteruim zhuxiongii DNA window includes the following coding sequences:
- a CDS encoding OmpA family protein — translation MKRINLLALVLLSSITFFSCKQQSLVVNPGAVVSKDGTDDGLKNVKREFNDVKQTDEGILVSISSDLLFPTNSSYLSDNAKQELSKLVKVLKDQKAKVRVDGHTDATGTAEYNQWLSDKRAASVKKFLVDAGIAESRLSIKGLGQSKPIADNKTPEGRQKNRRVEVVILK, via the coding sequence ATGAAACGCATCAATTTATTAGCATTAGTTTTACTTTCGAGCATAACATTCTTTTCTTGTAAACAACAATCATTGGTTGTCAATCCTGGCGCGGTTGTCAGTAAAGATGGAACAGACGACGGATTGAAAAATGTGAAGCGCGAGTTTAACGACGTGAAGCAAACTGATGAAGGAATTCTAGTTTCCATTTCCTCTGATTTATTGTTCCCAACGAACTCATCTTATTTGTCAGACAATGCCAAACAAGAATTGAGCAAATTGGTGAAAGTTTTAAAAGATCAAAAAGCTAAAGTTCGTGTTGATGGTCATACGGATGCAACAGGTACTGCGGAATACAACCAATGGTTATCAGATAAACGTGCTGCATCAGTGAAGAAATTTTTAGTTGATGCAGGAATTGCAGAATCTAGATTATCAATTAAAGGTTTAGGACAATCAAAGCCAATCGCTGATAACAAGACTCCAGAAGGACGTCAAAAAAATAGACGTGTGGAAGTTGTGATCTTAAAGTAA
- a CDS encoding glucoamylase family protein encodes MRLKLIPILLLCLFSLKTNAETYPEVVFDNSLVNGTYARSLVEYNGKSWVENVNKHLLVSDTLFFTPGNALSLRYLSHPEGDWNVTIRYSRQKFHYRLASDDVLNFKLYVGSGHTKAEHLPSISIKQRDNQSVSLAVRNYVEGFKNGAWLNVRIPVKDFAGLNLEDPISGIIFRQLNEAKTMNQLFLDQIEFLPAKYPTVPLTSAAVLAKANAHANHVDLQWQVPLTPSIRYVKIYRSENNKDFEPIAIRPTYMQRCLDYVPVLDKKYYYKIAWLDFNYKESPLSAVQEVEPKQVSDEELFNIIQIAHINYFVENYDINTGMHMPFRMKEKAIVSVKETGGAILSLMVGVEKGFISRPLFISRVKRIVNFLAKAQNKHGFFPSYYDGRKGIPEHFDRRPQYDIESSAAIMEALLVVRQYLKGDEETETEIRRGITDIWERMDWKAVTLPNAPHILRSNLDMLDDYFIAEPIVGVNQGLNAYMLAMASTRSNIPISSFVDAIEHKYVPIPEAPALLAVDSATVDTLKQNSMFPDGSDIVTQDSLQRVSNLQDTMMYGVSLPFGAPEGNLLEMYRPFVTINPKLAKLKDYNLAEVVGKYASVVKRRDNEIGVGTSNSDIWGFQERRDSIGTFRINPAISVASIFVDSQGAKKSLHALYHEFGAFLFTEYGFRSWVDLRSNDVSDEYVASNQANVALLLENAKTGFIWKLYQQIPEIQAVEQRLFKK; translated from the coding sequence ATGCGACTTAAACTTATTCCGATTCTTCTGTTATGTTTGTTTAGTTTGAAGACAAATGCGGAAACCTATCCAGAGGTAGTCTTTGATAACAGCCTTGTTAATGGAACTTATGCTCGAAGTTTGGTAGAGTATAACGGAAAGAGCTGGGTTGAAAATGTCAATAAACATTTGCTGGTGTCGGACACGCTATTCTTTACGCCTGGCAATGCTTTGTCATTACGTTATCTATCGCACCCAGAAGGGGATTGGAATGTAACGATTCGTTATAGCCGGCAGAAGTTTCATTACCGTTTAGCGAGTGATGATGTCTTGAATTTCAAGTTGTATGTAGGCTCTGGGCATACTAAGGCTGAACATCTGCCATCAATCTCTATAAAGCAAAGAGATAATCAATCGGTGAGTTTGGCGGTCCGCAACTATGTCGAGGGCTTTAAGAACGGAGCGTGGTTAAACGTTCGAATTCCGGTAAAAGATTTTGCTGGATTAAACTTGGAGGATCCAATCTCTGGAATAATCTTTCGCCAACTCAATGAGGCGAAGACCATGAATCAGCTGTTTTTAGATCAAATTGAATTCTTGCCAGCAAAGTATCCGACCGTGCCCCTAACTTCGGCGGCTGTGCTTGCAAAGGCAAATGCCCATGCGAATCATGTCGACTTACAATGGCAGGTGCCTTTGACACCGAGTATCCGCTATGTAAAGATTTATCGTTCGGAAAACAATAAGGACTTTGAGCCCATTGCAATTCGCCCAACCTATATGCAGCGATGTTTGGACTATGTGCCAGTACTTGATAAAAAGTATTATTATAAAATCGCTTGGTTAGATTTCAATTATAAAGAATCGCCATTATCGGCGGTTCAGGAAGTAGAACCCAAGCAGGTTAGCGATGAAGAGTTGTTCAATATCATCCAAATCGCACATATCAACTACTTTGTCGAGAATTACGATATCAATACAGGGATGCATATGCCGTTCCGAATGAAAGAAAAAGCTATCGTGTCAGTCAAAGAAACTGGGGGAGCAATCCTCAGCCTGATGGTTGGTGTTGAAAAAGGCTTTATTAGTCGTCCTTTATTTATCAGTCGTGTAAAGCGTATCGTTAATTTCCTTGCCAAAGCGCAGAATAAACACGGATTCTTCCCATCTTACTATGATGGTAGAAAGGGCATACCAGAGCACTTCGACCGTAGACCGCAATATGATATCGAGTCTTCTGCCGCTATTATGGAAGCTTTGCTTGTCGTTCGGCAGTATCTAAAAGGAGACGAGGAAACCGAAACAGAAATTAGAAGAGGCATTACCGATATATGGGAACGGATGGACTGGAAGGCAGTAACGCTTCCGAATGCCCCTCATATTCTACGCTCGAATCTTGATATGCTCGATGATTACTTTATCGCAGAGCCAATCGTTGGTGTCAATCAAGGATTAAATGCTTATATGCTTGCTATGGCATCAACCAGGTCGAATATTCCCATTTCTTCATTCGTAGACGCTATTGAACATAAATATGTTCCGATTCCTGAAGCGCCTGCCTTATTGGCGGTGGATTCAGCGACAGTCGATACCTTAAAGCAAAATTCTATGTTTCCCGATGGTAGTGATATCGTAACGCAAGACTCACTACAACGCGTATCAAATTTGCAAGATACCATGATGTATGGTGTGAGCTTGCCTTTTGGTGCACCAGAGGGTAATCTATTGGAGATGTATAGACCCTTTGTAACGATTAATCCGAAGTTAGCGAAGTTGAAAGATTACAACTTGGCAGAAGTAGTAGGCAAATATGCGAGTGTTGTTAAGCGTCGCGATAATGAGATTGGGGTAGGAACAAGCAATTCCGACATTTGGGGATTCCAGGAGCGCAGAGATAGCATTGGCACATTCCGAATTAATCCGGCAATCTCAGTTGCGAGTATATTCGTTGACAGTCAGGGCGCTAAGAAATCGCTACATGCACTATATCACGAATTTGGAGCTTTCTTATTTACAGAATATGGCTTCCGTTCGTGGGTTGATTTACGTAGTAATGATGTTTCCGACGAATATGTCGCGAGTAATCAAGCCAATGTCGCATTGCTGTTAGAAAATGCAAAGACTGGATTTATATGGAAACTATATCAACAGATTCCTGAAATTCAGGCCGTTGAACAAAGGCTATTTAAGAAGTAA